Proteins co-encoded in one Lactobacillus sp. ESL0700 genomic window:
- a CDS encoding isopeptide-forming domain-containing fimbrial protein produces the protein MKNVKHAKTVIALLALTIGAGVGTNTVYADNAQMTDLPKGSNAYQNKIPGQYAFSGKVLPTTKVTPFGGTNGDWGVSTSNTGNHWYAFKLSDNVGDNNKWKGKVGIYYSNIGNYKGHTVDLKITMLDWKVQNYEWVDTNGNGIKDTRKNVNVAYAAFSKDDFDIYTPGIGAVKYRLDYLDHDTHKPLKMTASWTFNDIDGNQWVGIEPTTFSNVDQLYYGDAEDKGNTWLSYKKMSGMNYIYSDANLHNTELAHAAGTHNPGTVTSKDKKGSFTAAYSDSSSFIINWVYGENTGKHAIEDQNTLENNPDYWNMVGQYDPNADTEYPVSNIDNFIREQAFDHAFLQFSTNRILPDKPEVPTKYVSDSDEGTNVPSEIGTDKSVDHDILKNRYEEYHYSITHDVPEVRKEFKYSEYQITDQLDKDLDISNVHVYNRENQDVTYMFTVTVDNSNELSVVAKDDALANDDFYREQYKITFDSKVKPGVSLADHQDPKHKEQAVIYNVAKVTTSNGTADSNKTTTNIPFTPKDQTKAVSADGKGDGKDLAVDFGQDYKYSVKVAAPDDVNIKSLELKDKLEPVLTLKDVKVYDLDDNNKDITDQGKLTTTDNTVDWVANEPAKWHGKHLDMIITANVKNVPELMNYLDKDSGKVKVPNKATFTINDKPDTTNEVDVEPNSPKASDQKWIELPYLD, from the coding sequence ATGAAAAATGTTAAACACGCTAAAACAGTAATAGCACTGCTGGCTCTTACAATAGGCGCTGGTGTGGGAACTAACACTGTTTATGCAGATAATGCGCAAATGACAGACTTGCCTAAGGGTTCTAATGCCTATCAAAACAAAATACCTGGGCAATATGCTTTTTCTGGTAAAGTTTTACCTACGACAAAGGTTACTCCGTTTGGAGGAACAAATGGAGATTGGGGAGTATCAACTTCTAATACTGGTAATCATTGGTATGCTTTTAAATTAAGCGATAATGTTGGAGATAATAATAAATGGAAAGGCAAAGTAGGCATTTATTATTCTAATATTGGTAACTATAAGGGCCATACTGTTGATTTGAAAATCACAATGCTTGATTGGAAAGTCCAAAATTACGAATGGGTTGACACCAACGGGAACGGAATAAAAGATACTAGAAAAAACGTTAATGTTGCTTACGCTGCTTTTAGTAAGGACGATTTTGATATTTATACACCAGGAATTGGTGCTGTAAAATATCGCTTAGATTATTTAGATCATGATACACATAAGCCGTTGAAAATGACAGCTTCATGGACGTTTAATGATATAGATGGGAACCAGTGGGTTGGAATTGAACCAACAACTTTTTCTAATGTAGATCAGTTATACTATGGTGACGCTGAAGATAAAGGTAATACATGGTTGAGTTATAAAAAGATGTCTGGAATGAATTACATTTATTCTGACGCTAACTTGCACAATACGGAATTAGCTCACGCTGCAGGTACACACAATCCCGGAACGGTAACGTCAAAGGATAAAAAAGGTAGTTTTACAGCAGCTTATTCTGATTCATCTAGTTTTATTATTAATTGGGTTTATGGTGAAAACACTGGTAAACATGCTATTGAGGATCAAAATACTTTAGAGAATAATCCTGATTATTGGAATATGGTAGGTCAATATGATCCTAATGCGGATACAGAATATCCTGTTTCTAATATTGATAATTTTATTCGTGAGCAAGCATTTGACCACGCCTTTTTACAATTTAGTACTAATAGAATACTTCCTGATAAACCAGAAGTACCAACAAAGTATGTTTCTGATTCTGATGAAGGTACTAATGTACCAAGCGAAATTGGTACTGACAAATCGGTTGATCATGATATTTTAAAGAATCGTTATGAAGAATATCATTACTCAATTACGCATGATGTTCCAGAAGTTCGAAAAGAATTTAAGTATTCGGAGTACCAAATTACAGATCAATTGGATAAGGATTTAGATATATCTAATGTTCACGTATATAATCGTGAAAATCAGGATGTCACTTACATGTTTACCGTTACTGTTGATAATAGTAATGAGTTGTCAGTGGTAGCTAAAGACGACGCACTAGCTAATGATGACTTTTACCGTGAGCAATACAAAATTACATTTGACAGTAAGGTCAAGCCAGGTGTATCTCTAGCTGATCATCAAGATCCTAAGCATAAAGAACAAGCTGTTATTTATAACGTGGCCAAGGTTACAACTTCAAACGGGACTGCTGATAGCAACAAGACCACAACAAATATTCCGTTTACACCAAAAGATCAAACTAAAGCCGTTTCAGCTGATGGTAAAGGTGACGGTAAAGATTTAGCGGTAGATTTTGGTCAAGATTACAAATACTCTGTTAAAGTTGCTGCACCTGATGATGTAAATATTAAGTCATTAGAACTTAAAGATAAGTTAGAACCTGTTTTGACTCTTAAAGACGTTAAAGTTTACGATTTGGACGACAATAATAAAGATATAACTGATCAAGGTAAGTTGACTACTACTGATAATACTGTTGATTGGGTAGCTAATGAGCCAGCTAAATGGCATGGTAAGCATTTGGATATGATTATTACTGCTAATGTCAAAAATGTACCAGAATTAATGAACTACCTTGATAAAGATAGTGGCAAAGTCAAAGTTCCTAATAAGGCAACGTTTACCATTAATGACAAGCCGGATACGACTAACGAAGTTGATGTTGAGCCAAACAGTCCTAAAGCTAGTGATCAGAAGTGGATCGAACTTCCATATTTGGACTAG
- a CDS encoding TrbC/VirB2 family protein, with product MNFLSNLLLKGQLFLAKAPSGSAVTNPIDKANTAISGVQGSLTKLGVTLSIIMLIVAGIAWFFGRAGSAFAKKIMGGCFIGAAVIALATSIVPWVMSIFA from the coding sequence ATGAATTTTTTAAGTAATCTTTTGTTAAAAGGACAATTATTTTTAGCTAAGGCTCCAAGCGGCAGTGCAGTAACTAATCCGATCGATAAGGCCAATACTGCAATTAGTGGCGTACAAGGTAGTTTGACAAAATTAGGTGTTACATTATCGATTATTATGTTGATCGTGGCTGGTATTGCCTGGTTCTTTGGTCGTGCAGGTTCAGCTTTTGCTAAAAAGATTATGGGTGGCTGTTTCATTGGTGCTGCCGTAATTGCTTTAGCAACATCAATTGTTCCGTGGGTAATGAGTATTTTTGCCTAA